A single region of the Musa acuminata AAA Group cultivar baxijiao chromosome BXJ1-11, Cavendish_Baxijiao_AAA, whole genome shotgun sequence genome encodes:
- the LOC135597326 gene encoding small ribosomal subunit protein eS10z-like, producing the protein MIIPNKNRHEICKYLFQEGVLYAKKDYNLAKHPEIDVPNLQVIKLMQSFKSREYVRETFAWQHYYWYLTNDGIEYLRTFLNLPSEIVPATLKKSSRPPPTRPFGSGPPGDRPRGPPRFEGDRPRFGDRDGYRGGPRAGPPGELGDKGGAPAEFQPSFRGAGGRPGFGRGGGGYGPGYNLLAVGVANAEMEGRLELTVVYGQNLVAI; encoded by the exons ATG ATCATCCCGAATAAGAACCGCCATGAAATCTGCAAATACCTCTTCCAAG AGGGGGTGCTGTACGCGAAGAAGGACTATAACCTCGCGAAGCACCCGGAGATCGATGTTCCGAACCTCCAGGTGATCAAGCTCATGCAGAGCTTCAAATCGAGGGAGTATGTGCGTGAGACCTTTGCCTGGCAGCACTACTACTGGTACCTTACGAATGATGGCATTGAGTACCTGAGAACATTTCTTAACCTGCCATCGGAGATTGTTCCTGCAACCCTGAAGAAGTCTTCAAGGCCACCACCGACCCGCCCATTTGGCTCTGGTCCTCCTGGCGACCGCCCCAG GGGACCGCCCCGGTTTGAAGGAGATAGGCCAAGGTTTGGAGACAGGGATGGGTACCGAGGTGGCCCTCGCGCTGGGCCGCCTGGTGAATTAGGGGACAAGGGTGGTGCACCTGCTGAGTTCCAACCATCTTTCCGG GGTGCTGGTGGCAGGCCTGGATTTGGCCGTGGAGGTGGAGGATATGGACCAG GTTACAACTTGTTAGCTGTTGGTGTGGCGAATGCTGAGATGGAAGGTCGGCTCGAGCTCACAGTGGTTTACGGTCAAAATCTTGTTGCAATATGA